Part of the Halomarina litorea genome is shown below.
ATTGGATGGTCGTTCGTGGACAAAAGCCTGTCTCGGGGACACATCGGTGTGTTTTCGGCGTTCAAGCGAGAGGAGTCGATAATGACCGAGGCACCCGACGTCGACGAACTGGCACCACCCACCCGGACGCTGATGGGTCCCGGCCCGAGCGAGGTCCATCCGCGCGTCCTCCGGGCGATGGCGACGCCCCTCGTGGGCCACCTCGACCCGTCGTTCGTGGACGTGATGAGCGAGGTCCAGGAGCTCCTGCGGTACGTCTTCCGGACCGACAATCAGTGGACCCTGCCCATCAGCGGGACCGGGTCGGCCGCCATGGAGGCGGCGGTCGCCAACCTCGTTGAGCCCGGCGACACCGTCCTCGTCCCCGCGAACGGCTACTTCGGCGACCGGATGGCCTCGATGGTCGACCGCGCGGGAGGCGACGCCGTGCGCGTCGACGCGCCGTGGGGCGAACCCCTCGACACGGCGGACGTGGCCGACGCCTTCGACGAACACCAGCCGGACGTGTTCGGCTTCGTCCACGCCGAGACGTCGACCGGCGTGCTCCAGCCCGACGTGCCGGAACTGACGAGCATCGCCCACGAGCACGACGCCCTCGTGATCGCGGACACCGTCACCTCGCTCGGCGGCGTGGAGTTGCGGGTAGACGAGTGGGGCATCGACGCCGCCTACTCGGCGGGCCAGAAGTGCCTCTCCTGTCCCCCCGGCGCGAGCCCCCTCACGCTCAACGACCGGGCGATGGAGAAGGTGCTCGCGCGCGAGTCCGACGTGCGCTCGTGGTACCTCGACCTCTCGATGCTCGAGGGCTACTGGGGCGAGGACCGCTCGTACCACCACACCGCGCCCATCACGAACGTCTACGCCCTCCGGGAGTCGCTCCGTCTCGTCGCCGAGGAAGGCATCGAGGAGCGCTGGGCGCGCCACCGCGACGTGGCCGGCACCCTCGTCGACGGCCTCGCCGACCTCGGCCTCGAACGCTACGCCGACGAGGACTACTGGCTCCCCAGTCTCAACACCGTCCGCGTCCCCGGCGGCGTCGACGACTCGGAGATAATCGACCACCTGCTGGAGGAGTTCGACCTCGAAGTCGCCGCCGGCCTCGGCGACCTCTCGGGCGAGGTACTCCGCATCGGCTGTATGGGCCACTCCGCGCGGCCGAAGAACGTCCACTACCTGCTGTCGGCGATGGAGGAGACGCTGGACCACCTCGGAGCGTAGCGACCCCGACCCACCGAAGACGTATCGTCCGCCTCGCCGTCACGTTCCCCATGGGTGACCCGACCGTGACCCTCCGGCCGGCCGACGGCCTCGCGTACGTCGAGACCCTCCTCGAGCGAAACGACCTGCCGACGGCCGACGTGCGGACGGCACCCGCGCAGTTCTACGTCGGCCTCGTCGACGGCGACCCGGTGGGCGTCGGCGGCGTCGAGCGATACGGGCCCGACGCCCTCCTGCGCTCCGTCGTCGTCGAGGAGCGAGTGCGGGGAGGTGGGGTCGGGGCGGCGCTGTGCGATGCGCTGGAGGCGACGGCCCGCGACGCGGGCGTGGAGACGCTGTACCTGCTCACCACCACCGCGGCCGAGTTCTTCGCCGCCCGGGGTTACGTCCGGACCGACAGGGACGACGTCCCCGACACCGTCCGGGGGTCCCCCGAGTTCGAGGCGCTGTGCCCCGCGAGCGCCGTCCCCATGCGAAAGCCGCTCTGAGAGGCTGCCCCCGCCGGTCGCCGCTTCGGAATCCCGGGGGCGCTCGCTTCACTCACCGCTCGCTTCCGGTGGTTCTCGTTCGCTACCGCGCCCTCCGAACCGGCCCACTGCTCGCGGGTCGCGCTGCTCCC
Proteins encoded:
- a CDS encoding pyridoxal-phosphate-dependent aminotransferase family protein is translated as MTEAPDVDELAPPTRTLMGPGPSEVHPRVLRAMATPLVGHLDPSFVDVMSEVQELLRYVFRTDNQWTLPISGTGSAAMEAAVANLVEPGDTVLVPANGYFGDRMASMVDRAGGDAVRVDAPWGEPLDTADVADAFDEHQPDVFGFVHAETSTGVLQPDVPELTSIAHEHDALVIADTVTSLGGVELRVDEWGIDAAYSAGQKCLSCPPGASPLTLNDRAMEKVLARESDVRSWYLDLSMLEGYWGEDRSYHHTAPITNVYALRESLRLVAEEGIEERWARHRDVAGTLVDGLADLGLERYADEDYWLPSLNTVRVPGGVDDSEIIDHLLEEFDLEVAAGLGDLSGEVLRIGCMGHSARPKNVHYLLSAMEETLDHLGA
- the arsN2 gene encoding arsenic resistance N-acetyltransferase ArsN2 produces the protein MGDPTVTLRPADGLAYVETLLERNDLPTADVRTAPAQFYVGLVDGDPVGVGGVERYGPDALLRSVVVEERVRGGGVGAALCDALEATARDAGVETLYLLTTTAAEFFAARGYVRTDRDDVPDTVRGSPEFEALCPASAVPMRKPL